The DNA sequence CGTGGAGAAGGGGAAGGAGATCCTCGCCGCATCAAAATTGAACATCATTTCGGCTTCGGACATGAAAGATGCGGCGCAAAAAGTCGTGTCCGCCGCCGTCCAGGCGAACTGAGGGGGGACGACGATGAGCATCTGGGTCGACAAGAACACGAAACTTCTGGTGCAGGGGATCACCGGCTCGGTGGGGGCCTTCCACACCAAGCAGATGCTGGAATACGGCACGAAGATCGTCGGCGGCGTCACCCCCGGAAAGGCAGGGTCGAAGATCGAGGGAGTCCCGGTGTTCCATACGGTGGCGGACGCGGTCAAAGCGACGGGAGCCAACGCGACCGTCGTCTACGTCCCCCCCGCCTTCGCCGGGGACGCCATCTGCGAGGCGACAGACGCCGGGATCGACCTGGTCGTCTGCATCACGGAGGGGATTCCCATCCTCGATATGGTGAAGGTGAAGAGGTACATGGAGGGAAAGAAGACACGGCTGATCGGGCCGAACTGCCCTGGCATCATCACGCCGGGGGAGTGCAAGATCGGGATCATGCCGGGATATATCCATAAGCCGGGAACGATCGGCATCGTTTCCCGGTCCGGAACGCTCACGTACGAGGCCGTCCACCAGGTGACCACCCTGGGGATGGGGCAGACCACCTGCATCGGCATCGGAGGAGATCCCGTGAACGGGACGAACTTCATCGACGTCCTCTCTGCCTTCCAGGAGGATCCGAAAACCGAGGCGGTGATCCTGATCGGCGAGATCGGCGGGACGGCCGAGGAGGAGGCGGCGGCCTTCGTCAAGTCGAAGATGACCAAGCCCGTCGTTGGATTCGTGGCGGGCCAGACGGCACCCAAGGGGAAGAGGATGGGGCACGCGGGCGCCATCATCTCCGGTGGGAAAGGGACCGCGGCGGAAAAGATCGAGGCGTTCCGGGCGGTGGGAATATCGGTATCCGAGGCGCCCTCGGATCTGGGGATCACGCTGTTGAGACGGCTCGGCAAGAAAGTCCACTAGGAGGGAGAGAATGGCGGTGACGGCCCAGGGAAAAGAAACGGCGGTGGAGAAGATCGAGGCGACGGAAAACGAGAAGGTGAAGATCAGCATCATCCCGCGCTTTTGCAAGGGGTGCGAGATCTGCGTCAAGCTCTGCCCCACGAAGGTGCTGGGCATGGAGATGTTCCTGGTGAAGGTGGTCGACATCGACGCGTGCAATTCCTGCATGTTATGCGAGCTGCGGTGCCCCGACTTTGCCATCTTCATCGACAAGAAAACAATCGACAAGAAAAGTACGGAAATACAAGAAATCCCAAAAGGAGAATAACGGTGAGCACGTTAAAACTGCTTCAGGGCAACGAGGCGTGCGCGGAAGGGGCGCTCTACGCGGGGTGCACCTTCTTCGCCGGGTACCCGATCACCCCAGCCACGGAGGTGGCGGAGTATCTGGCGCGAAGGCTCCCGCTGATCGGTGGGGTCA is a window from the Candidatus Deferrimicrobiaceae bacterium genome containing:
- the sucD gene encoding succinate--CoA ligase subunit alpha, with translation MSIWVDKNTKLLVQGITGSVGAFHTKQMLEYGTKIVGGVTPGKAGSKIEGVPVFHTVADAVKATGANATVVYVPPAFAGDAICEATDAGIDLVVCITEGIPILDMVKVKRYMEGKKTRLIGPNCPGIITPGECKIGIMPGYIHKPGTIGIVSRSGTLTYEAVHQVTTLGMGQTTCIGIGGDPVNGTNFIDVLSAFQEDPKTEAVILIGEIGGTAEEEAAAFVKSKMTKPVVGFVAGQTAPKGKRMGHAGAIISGGKGTAAEKIEAFRAVGISVSEAPSDLGITLLRRLGKKVH
- a CDS encoding 4Fe-4S binding protein codes for the protein MAVTAQGKETAVEKIEATENEKVKISIIPRFCKGCEICVKLCPTKVLGMEMFLVKVVDIDACNSCMLCELRCPDFAIFIDKKTIDKKSTEIQEIPKGE